Sequence from the Kiritimatiellia bacterium genome:
GAGCAATGCGTGTTCGGGACCAACCGCCGCATAGTCAAGGCCGGCGCTGACCGAATGCGTAAGTTCGATGTTGCCTTCCTCGTCCTGCAGCAGATAGGTACGCGTGCCCTGAAGAATGCCGACCCGGCCCCCCGCAAAACGGGCGGCGTGCTTGCCCGGCCGGATGCCCTCGCCGCCTGCCTCGACACCAATCAGCCTGACGTCGGATTCCCGAATGAACGGATAAAAAAGGCCGATCGCATTGCTGCCGCCGCCGACGCAGGCAACCAGCAACGTCGGCAGCCGCCGTTCTGCGGCGAGGATCTGGCGCCGGGCTTCCCGCCCGATCACGCTCTGGAACTCGCGGACCATCAGCGGATACGGGTGCGCGCCGAACACGGTGCCCAGCACGTAGTGCGTGGTGCGAACGTTGGTGACCCAGTCTCGCATCGCCTCGCTGATCGCCTCTTTCAGTGTTTGCTGTCCGGCGGTCACCGGCACGACTCGCGCACCCAGCATGCGCATGCGGACCACGTTCAACGCCTGCCGCTCCATGTCCACGCGGCCCATGTAGACGACGCATTCGAGGCCGAACCGCGCGGCCATCGTCGCGGTGGCGACGCCGTGCTGGCCAGCGCCAGTTTCCGCGATGACCCGGCGTTTGCCCATGCGGCGGGCGAGCAGCACCTGGCCGAGGGCGTTGTTGATCTTGTGGGCACCGGTGTGGCAGAGGTCCTCCCGTTTGAGGTAGACCCGTGCACCGATTCGTTCGGAGAAGCGCTCTGCGAAATACAGAGGGGTCGGCCGGCCGACGTACTCGCGCAGATGGGACTCGAACTCGCGGCGGAACAACGGGTCGCGCCACGCGCGCCGAAACTCCCGCTCGAGCTCTTCCAGCGGTGCCATCAGCGTTTCTGGCACGTGCCGTCCGCCGTACGGGCCGAACCAGCCGCGGGAGTCCGGAACGGTCACAGCGCGCGACATCGCTGCACGAACTCCTTCATCTTGGCCGCATCCTTCCGTCCCGGCGCGGACTCGACGCCCGTGCTCGCATCTACTCCCCAGGGTGCGACTTCCCGCACCGCGGCGGCGACGTTGTCGGGCGTCAACCCGCCGGCGAGCACCACGCGGCCCGGGAACGCGCGGGTGAAGGCGGCGGCGCGGTGCCAATCGGCCGGCAGGCCGGTGCCGCCGGGGTGTTGGCCAGTGCCGCTGTCGAGCACGATTGCCTCTGCCGGCCAGCCGGTCGCCGCGGAGACTGAGGCGGCCGCGGCGGGCATCGCTTTCCACACCCGCAGTCCTGCCGCGAGGGAAGGGGGTTCCTCGCCGTGGAGCTGTACGATCGTGAGCCCGGCAATGTCGACCGCGCGGCGCAACTCATCCGGCGCGGGATTCACGAACACGCCGACCCGTTCGAGGTCAGGCCGGAGGTCGGGCAGCCACTCGGCGACCTGCTCCGGCCGTACCGCGCGAACCGAACGGGGCCAAAAAACGAAACCGACCGCGTCCGGAGCGGCTTCGTTTGCAGCGGCGATGTCGTCGGCACGGCACAGACCGCAAATCTTGACAAACAACGGCACGCGGCTGTTCTACCCCACGCAGAGCCGGACCGCAAATCTGCAGCCGAAGGACGCTGCGCCGAAGTGGTGCGGAGCGAACCGCTTCCCGATTCGGTTGCGAAAATGCGCCAGCTGCCGCCCGACGTTCGCGAAACTCTCTCTCAAGGCGACCGGGTGCGCGGAAGTGCGGCAGGGCGGGGCCGTGAAAGAGGCCGGCCTGGCGCGAACGTCCTCGGCCTCGATGTAACGCGCCGCTGGTCACCGTGGTGCGCGGCTACCAGGGGGGGAGTGGGACGACGGAGATGTCATCGAACCAAACGGCGTCACCTTCTGCCTGCCGGACGCTGAGCATCAGCACCAGCTCGTCGGCCGCCTCCGGCGTGGTCACCAGGTCGCAGGCTCGCCGCCATCCATCGGGGAGCGGTTCGGCGAACCGAAGGCGCGGCATCGGCAGCGACCAGTTCCAAGCGCCGGACTGCTTCCAGCCGATCAGCACGGTCGCCGGACCGCCGCGCGCGTGCGCCTCGATGACGACGGGGGTTTGGGGAGGAAGCCGCACGGATGTGACGAAGCATCCCTCTTCGACGCCGGCGGCGTGCAGCGAGCCGGCGCACTTGCGGCCCACGTTCGCATCGACACCGAGACGACCGGCGCGTCGTTGTTCGCGGCGCCAGCGCGACCACCCCGCGGGGAGAGGGTCCTCGGCCTGCGCGGCGGTCACGTTGGTCGTGGGCGAGCAACTGCCATCGGCGAGCAGGTTGGTGATCGAGCCGGCGGTGCGCTGCCGTTCGACCCAGACGCGAGCCCAGCGGCTCGGATTGCGCGCGATCGCGAGGATGTCCTCAAATCCGGCGATGGAAGCGCTCCAGGTCCGGTTGGTCTCGCGGCCGGGCAGGCGCCAGCGGACCCAGTCGCACTGTTCCCCGTAGACCCAGACGAACTCATCGGCTGCCGCGGTTGCCGCGGCGAGGTTCGCGAGGAGCCGTCGCGCGCGCGATCCGTGCAGTTCGCCGAAGTACCACGGTGAGCCGGGCGGGTTGATGTACATGTCGAGGTAGATGCCGAAGCCGGCCAGGACGCGGGCGGCGTAGACCGGCTGCACGTCGGGGCCGACGAGCATACGGGCGGGACCGTGCACACGCCAGGCGCCGATGTGGAAGTCATGTCGGCTCGCATCGTAGCGGTAGGCGTGTTCGTCGCCATCCACCAGGCGGGCGCCAGGGGGCAGCGCTCGGAGCAGGCCGTTCAGGAACGAGGGCCAGAGATCTCCGGCCTCTTCGACGGCGCTGGCCGGGTCGGGATCGTCGAGGTGGTCGCGGCACATGCTGAACAGCCAGAAGCTCAGCAGCGTGATCTGTGGGTATTCTGCGGCGATCGCGGCCATGAGTTCCGCGCCGCGCTGCCGCGCGAGCGCAGCGCAGATCGGCCAGGGGGGATCGGTGGCGAGGCGGCGGTACTGATGAACTTCGTAGTAGTCTTCGGGATCCACCAGGATGCCCGCGGCCCGGCCCTCGCGGGCCAACCAGGCCAGCACGGCGTGGTTGGAGGCGATGCGGGCCCACGCGTCGTCGTCGGTCCATGCGATTCGGCGGGCGGGCGACCAATACGCCGTGAGGAAGTTATGGCGCAGACCGCCGTTTGCGCACGCGCGCAGCGCGATCACGTCATTGCTGAACCAGCTCCGCTGCCAGGGCGGGTCGGTGAAGATGCTGCAGCCGCGGGGCTCCGCATCGTTCTGTTTTGGCCCGCGGACGTGAAGCGAGACCCCATCGACCGGTAGGTTCGTCCACAGGTCCAGATGCGCGGCGACATCGGTGGGGTGGACTGCCAGCAGGTCCCAACCGTGGGCGATCAGTTTGCGCTCGACCGCGTCGGTCTGGCGTCCACCGGCGAGCAGCACGGCGAGGAGCAGCGCGTGCAACCGGCGCGCCGCGTTGCGCGGGAGAGCGACAGACGGACGACGGCGTGTCCAAGGATGGGATGGCGTGCGCGCGGCCCGGTCCAAGCGTTGGAAAGGCGAACACAGTGGGTTCATGGAACGGCGTCTCCGGCGCGGCGAAGGAGATCGCGTGCGCGGTTTGAGGCCTCGGGGAGATCGGTTGCTGTGGCGACTTCGCGCAGCGCCGCGATTGCGTCCGCTGCGTGGTCGGTGCCGAGCAGGGGCTCACACATTGCCAGCAGTGCGGTGGCCGTTTCGGTGCGAACGGCCGGCTCGCCGAGCCAGCGGCGGGCGAGCGCAATCAGCGCGGGGTTGGGAAGCACAGCGGCGGCGAGCCAGGCGTGCCGCTCGGCGGGTGTGCGAAGAAGCGGGTGAAGCTGTTGAAGCCATGCGGCGCGTTCCGCGGGGGGTACGGATGCGGCCGCGCACAGGCGCAGCGCACCAGCGAGCAAGCGAGCGCGCTGCGGGTCGTCGCCGGGCAGCCGGCGAGCGAGCGCGGTCAGCGCGGGCACCGCTTCTGGCGAGGTCCATTCGGCGAGCCGCCGGCCCGCTTCGGTGCGGACCTCCGGGGTTTCGTCATCGAGCGCGGCGATCACCAGCTCCAGCGCCACCTGGCCGCCGGCGGTTTGGGCGATGTTCAACGTGGTGATGCGGGCAGCCGGTGTAAGACGCTGCCATCGCGCGCGCAGACGACCGATCGCGCGATCACGGTCCGGCGTGCGGCCGAGCAGGTCGCGCCATGCCTGCGCGATCGCGGCGAGGAGCCTTTCATCTTCGCCCGCCCGCACCGCCAGGTCCGCCAGCGCCTCGTGAACGGACGGTGTGGCGAGTCGGCCGACGGCGCGAATGCATTCGGCGCGCAGGTCCGGATCGGGGTGCGCCCGGGCGGCGGTGAGGAGGGCGGGTAGGGCGGCGGGTGTGGCCCGACGGGCGGCGAGGCGCAGAAGTGCGTCGTTCGTGTGGGCGCCGACCGGCGCGAGGCGTGCGGCGATCGCCTGATCGACCTCCCTCCACGGAAGTCGGCGCAGCAGTGTCGCGGTGGCATTCGCGGTCGAGGGGTCCGGCGAATCGAGCAACGCGAGAAGATGTGAGGTGACTTCGGCGTCGGGCGGCCAGTCGGGAATTGCGGTGAGGGCTGCGAGGCGAATCTCGGGCGCTGCGCTCTGAAGGAATGAGAACAGTGCGTTCCAATGGGCGGGGTCTGCGCGGCGCGCGAGTGCAGCGACCCAGCCCGGCATAACGTGCGGGGGCAGCGCAGACGTCTGGGCGATTAGCGCGGCGGTGAGGTTTGAGCCGACGAGGTCGTTCTGGATCAACCAGAGTGCCAGATGGCGTCGGCGCGGGTCCTCGGCGGTCGCCCATTCGGCAAGCTGGGGTGGCGCTGCGGCGGGATTGAGCCGACACTGTTCGAGCAGGGCGAACTCGGCCGCCGCAGCCGCATGGGGTGTGGAGGCTACCGCATCGAGAAGACGGCGCGCGAGCGACGGATCGAGCGGTGCCAGTCTGCGGGCGGCGACCACCGCGGCGTCCGCCGCTGCGCGGCGTTGGGCCTGACCCGGACGAGCCTCCACATTGGTGAGTGCGCTGAGGAGACTTTCACCGGCGGCGGGGACGGCGATCTCGCCGAGCGCCCAGGCGGCGGCGTCGGCGATGGTTGGATCCGCGTCGGCGAGCAACGGTGCGAGGGAGTTGACCGCGTCGGGGGTCCGACGCCGTCCGAGGCTGAGGATGATGCCGAGTCGGCACTGGCCCGTGGTGGATCCCAGTGCGGCGCACAGCAGCCGGTCCGCTTCCGGGTCGGGGATGGACTCGAACACCATGCGCACTGCATGGGCACGGCGTTGGTCCGCCAACAAGGGGGCCAGCGTTGCGAGCGAACTCGGCGGAGCGTCGCTCGCCAGTGCGCGGCCGGCTTCCGTGATGAGGTGGTCGTCGGTGGCTGTCCGGAGGAGGGCGATCCAGGCGGCGGCTGGCAGCGACTCCTCCGTGGTGAACTGAAGGCACCGGCTCGGATCGACGCGATCGGCGAAGATCGCGGCCCAGCCGGGGCGGGGAGGGTCAGCAGGGATTGCATAGACGCCGGCGCGGCCGTTGGAGGGGGGATCGCTGAGTTCCCAGTAATACACGCCGGGCGGTGCGGGGGGCGAAACGGGCAGACGGACCGTTGCGTTGTCCGCGACATTTGTGAACTGTCGGGTGGCGAGTCGCTGCACCCGTGCGGTGGAGTCCCAGAGGGTGAGGGTGACGCGGACCGAGGGATTTCCCCAAGTGGGAACGACGACCTGCAGTGCGCGGAGGGAGCCGGTTGTGCTGAACACCTGGCCCAGGTGGCCGTGTTGATCGAGCGCAACAGGTTCGGCGGCGCTGGCCGGATGCAGAGCTGCAACGAGCGCGGAGAGCATCGCGGCGAGCGAGTGGCACAGCATGGGGCGGATCGCGGCGGCCGGCGGCACGTTACAGCCTCCAGGGCGGGCGCAGCGCAACGTCGCGCAAACGGTTTGCCTCTTCATCGCCCGGAAATTCTTCGCGGAGCGGATCCCAGCGGAGAGACCGACCCAGCCGCAGCGCGAGGATGATCAGGTGGCCGAGCGCGGCGGCGCGGTGGCCGAGCTCCGCGTCGGTTCGGGTGGGGCCGCGAGACCGGATCGCGTGGATCCAGTCGTCGTGGTGGTCCTGGAAATCGCCGACCTGGACGTCGAGGAGTCCGGCCTCTTCGAGCAGGTCGGCTGGACCGCCGCGAATCGGTGCGCCGGACATGGAGGTGATCCAGCCGCGCTCGCCGACGAAGACACCGCCGAACATTCCCCGCAGATCCGCGTCGGCCGGCACCGCGTGGTAGAGCCGGGCCACATCCGACCAGTTCTCGACCATGTGCAGCAAGGTGCCGTTCGCGTACCGGCAGGTGATGGTGGGGAACGCGCGATCTGCGGGATGGAGGATTTCCACGGGGCCGCTTCGCTCCATACCCAGCGCGTACTGAATGATGTCGGCGCTGTGCGAGTGGTGAGCGGTCACCGCGCCGACGCCGAAGTCCGAGCAGAAATGCCAGGGCACCACACCGGGGGGTGGATTGCGGTGGTATCGGGAGCTGTACGGCCGCCACGGCGCGGGTCCGATCCACATGTCCCAGTCCAACCCTTCCGGGACCGGTTCGGCGGGTAGAGCGGGATTGTGCGGATAGGGCAGGCCGTTCACCCGTGTCCAGAGCGTGAAGACCTGGCGGACCCTTCCGAGACCGCCGGTCCGTACGAACTGGCAGATGCGCCGGATGACGGGTTTCGAACGGTACTGCGTGCCGGTTTGGAAGACGACACCCCGCGCGTGCACGACGTCGGCGAGGCGCCGACCCTGCGCGAGAACGAGAGACACCGGTTTCTCACAGTAGATGTCTTTTCGGGCCCGTGCGGCGTCGGCGGCGATGATGGCGTGCCAGTGGTCCGGCGTGACGATCACAACGGCGTCCACATCGCTGCGCGAGAGCGCATCGCGGTAATCGTTCAGTGCGACGCAGCCGCGGCCGGTGCCCGAGTCGGCATTCTCGGCGATTTGGCGGGCGGCCTCGCGGCGAACGCGGTCGGGATCGCAGACGGCGATGAGCTGTACGTCGCCGCGTCCCAGCAGGTGCCGGAGGTGGCCGGTGCCCATCAGGCCGCAGCCGATCAGGGCGATGCCGATCCGTTCGCTGGGTGCAGTTGCGGTGGCGGCGAACGGAAGCACGACGGCGGCGCGCAAAAACTTACGGCGCG
This genomic interval carries:
- a CDS encoding phosphoribosylanthranilate isomerase, whose translation is MPLFVKICGLCRADDIAAANEAAPDAVGFVFWPRSVRAVRPEQVAEWLPDLRPDLERVGVFVNPAPDELRRAVDIAGLTIVQLHGEEPPSLAAGLRVWKAMPAAAASVSAATGWPAEAIVLDSGTGQHPGGTGLPADWHRAAAFTRAFPGRVVLAGGLTPDNVAAAVREVAPWGVDASTGVESAPGRKDAAKMKEFVQRCRAL
- a CDS encoding HEAT repeat domain-containing protein: MKRQTVCATLRCARPGGCNVPPAAAIRPMLCHSLAAMLSALVAALHPASAAEPVALDQHGHLGQVFSTTGSLRALQVVVPTWGNPSVRVTLTLWDSTARVQRLATRQFTNVADNATVRLPVSPPAPPGVYYWELSDPPSNGRAGVYAIPADPPRPGWAAIFADRVDPSRCLQFTTEESLPAAAWIALLRTATDDHLITEAGRALASDAPPSSLATLAPLLADQRRAHAVRMVFESIPDPEADRLLCAALGSTTGQCRLGIILSLGRRRTPDAVNSLAPLLADADPTIADAAAWALGEIAVPAAGESLLSALTNVEARPGQAQRRAAADAAVVAARRLAPLDPSLARRLLDAVASTPHAAAAAEFALLEQCRLNPAAAPPQLAEWATAEDPRRRHLALWLIQNDLVGSNLTAALIAQTSALPPHVMPGWVAALARRADPAHWNALFSFLQSAAPEIRLAALTAIPDWPPDAEVTSHLLALLDSPDPSTANATATLLRRLPWREVDQAIAARLAPVGAHTNDALLRLAARRATPAALPALLTAARAHPDPDLRAECIRAVGRLATPSVHEALADLAVRAGEDERLLAAIAQAWRDLLGRTPDRDRAIGRLRARWQRLTPAARITTLNIAQTAGGQVALELVIAALDDETPEVRTEAGRRLAEWTSPEAVPALTALARRLPGDDPQRARLLAGALRLCAAASVPPAERAAWLQQLHPLLRTPAERHAWLAAAVLPNPALIALARRWLGEPAVRTETATALLAMCEPLLGTDHAADAIAALREVATATDLPEASNRARDLLRRAGDAVP
- a CDS encoding Gfo/Idh/MocA family oxidoreductase is translated as MNRAPPISRRKFLRAAVVLPFAATATAPSERIGIALIGCGLMGTGHLRHLLGRGDVQLIAVCDPDRVRREAARQIAENADSGTGRGCVALNDYRDALSRSDVDAVVIVTPDHWHAIIAADAARARKDIYCEKPVSLVLAQGRRLADVVHARGVVFQTGTQYRSKPVIRRICQFVRTGGLGRVRQVFTLWTRVNGLPYPHNPALPAEPVPEGLDWDMWIGPAPWRPYSSRYHRNPPPGVVPWHFCSDFGVGAVTAHHSHSADIIQYALGMERSGPVEILHPADRAFPTITCRYANGTLLHMVENWSDVARLYHAVPADADLRGMFGGVFVGERGWITSMSGAPIRGGPADLLEEAGLLDVQVGDFQDHHDDWIHAIRSRGPTRTDAELGHRAAALGHLIILALRLGRSLRWDPLREEFPGDEEANRLRDVALRPPWRL
- the trpB gene encoding tryptophan synthase subunit beta, whose translation is MSRAVTVPDSRGWFGPYGGRHVPETLMAPLEELEREFRRAWRDPLFRREFESHLREYVGRPTPLYFAERFSERIGARVYLKREDLCHTGAHKINNALGQVLLARRMGKRRVIAETGAGQHGVATATMAARFGLECVVYMGRVDMERQALNVVRMRMLGARVVPVTAGQQTLKEAISEAMRDWVTNVRTTHYVLGTVFGAHPYPLMVREFQSVIGREARRQILAAERRLPTLLVACVGGGSNAIGLFYPFIRESDVRLIGVEAGGEGIRPGKHAARFAGGRVGILQGTRTYLLQDEEGNIELTHSVSAGLDYAAVGPEHALL